From a region of the Triticum aestivum cultivar Chinese Spring chromosome 7D, IWGSC CS RefSeq v2.1, whole genome shotgun sequence genome:
- the LOC123171347 gene encoding uncharacterized protein, with the protein MAAEWLAEDLLVEILSRFSARSLCCFKCVSDHWLSLIHHPDRRRKLPQTLARFFYTRSDNKQLPLETQVRFAGVSGKRCPPVDTSFTFLCSHRRVDLLGCCNGLLLSRWYDVSALDDEFCYIVRNRAREEWVKLPDISQADNSQCRLHYANFKKDHHGEVVRLVVYVLDDYDNKERILKHSVEASDISGATNVTDSDRFTIHSVIPVGLRFIRNIQVSSPRCSAFDGAAAAAMSTPVDRARPWEDGRKSTRIRSSSSPPSGSETAAERLTDDLLVEILSRVPGRSLCRFKCVSKHWLGLINDRTYRRKLPRTLTGFFFSDTTDEQLVHPVLPFTNLSGSRSRTSLTFLPNGRNAFLLDCCNGLLLYDVSSQRGKRRYVVCNPATEEWTELPHCDHAGWVGIVRLGFDPAVSPHFHVFLLTDQLNGFGLPGRDVCSYVYSSETGRWVHKEKKWYWDIDLVRVHSAAYLNGCLHFFAEVNHNTLCLAAGKEARTMIHSHVPPLNDGFMQQSQGCLYYAGFGRDDNDDHVVRLLVYVLEDYNSKEWILKHSIESSHLFGGRDDVDVEEDFCWIAIHPECNLIFFTLGWDRTFMCYDMDHRQPKVICNLENGAPPYLPHVPLYEELQSLHR; encoded by the exons ATGGCGGCCGAGTGGCTCGCCGAAGATCTTCTCGTCGAGATCCTCTCACGCTTCTCGGCAAGGTCTCTGTGCTGCTTCAAGTGCGTCTCCGACCATTGGCTCAGCCTCATCCACCACCCCGATCGCCGCAGGAAGCTCCCTCAAACCCTAGCCAGATTCTTCTACACTAGGAGTGACAACAAGCAGTTGCCTCTGGAAACACAAGTCCGCTTCGCCGGTGTCTCTGGGAAACGCTGTCCTCCAGTCGACACCTCTTTCACCTTCCTTTGCAGCCACCGGCGCGTCGATCTACTCGGTTGCTGCAATGGCCTCCTCCTCAGTCGCTGGTACGACGTCTCTGCTCTGGATGATGAGTTCTGCTATATTGTGCGTAATCGTGCCAGGGAGGAGTGGGTCAAGTTGCCGGACATCAGTCAAGCTGACAAT TCACAGTGCCGTTTGCATTATGCCAATTTTAAGAAAGATCACCATGGTGAGGTGGTTCGACTAGTGGTCTATGTTCTCGATGACTATGACAACAAAGAACGGATATTGAAGCATAGTGTTGAAGCTTCAGATATATCTGGAGCGACAAATGTTACTGATTCTGATCGGTTTACAATTCATTCAGTTATTCCCGTTGGATTGCGATTCATCCGCAAT ATACAA GTTTCATCGCCCCGCTGCTCCGCGTTTgacggcgctgccgccgccgccatgtccacACCGGTGGATCGAGCTCGCCCGTGGGAGGACGGACGCAAATCAACTCGGATCAG GTCATCCTCTTCTCCTCCCAGCGGCAGCGAGACGGCGGCCGAGAGACTCACCGACGACCTCCTCGTCGAGATACTCTCGCGCGTGCCCGGCAGGTCGCTCTGTCGCTTCAAGTGCGTCTCCAAGCACTGGCTCGGCCTCATCAACGACCGCACCTACCGCCGGAAGCTCCCCCGGACCCTGACCGGCTTCTTCTTCAGCGACACCACGGACGAGCAATTGGTACATCCAGTTCTTCCTTTCACCAATTTATCCGGGAGCCGCAGTCGCACCAGTCTCACCTTCCTGCCCAACGGCCGAAACGCCTTTCTTTTGGACTGCTGCAATGGCCTCCTTCTCTACGACGTATCTTCCCAACGTGGCAAGCGCCGTTACGTCGTGTGCAATCCTGCCACGGAGGAATGGACTGAGTTGCCACATTGCGACCATGCCGGCTGGGTGGGTATTGTGCGCTTAGGTTTTGATCCAGCCGTGTCCCCCCACTTCCATGTGTTTTTGTTGACGGACCAACTAAATGGATTTGGTCTCCCGGGTAGGGACGTCTGTTCATATGTCTATTCATCGGAAACCGGGAGGTGGGTTCATAAGGAGAAGAAATGGTACTGGGATATTGATCTCGTTCGTGTTCACTCAGCTGCATATCTTAATGGTTGTCTGCATTTTTTCGCCGAAGTCAATCACAATACCCTGTGTCTAGCTGCCGGCAAGGAGGCGAGAACAATGATACACTCTCATGTTCCTCCTCTGAATGATGGTTTTATGCAGCAGTCACAGGGCTGCTTGTATTATGCTGGTTTTGGAAGagatgacaatgatgatcatgtagTTCGACTACTAGTTTATGTTCTCGAAGACTATAATAGTAAAGAATGGATACTGAAGCATAGCATTGAAAGTTCACATCTGTTTGGAGGGCGAGATGATGTAGACGTTGAGGAGGACTTTTGCTGGATTGCAATTCATCCGGAATGTAACTTGATCTTCTTCACCTTGGGCTGGGATAGAACGTTCATGTGCTATGATATGGATCATCGGCAACCCAAAGTGATATGCAATCTTGAAAATGGCGCTCCACCATATCTGCCACATGTGCCGCTATATGAAGAGTTACAATCGTTGCACAGGTGA